The following proteins are encoded in a genomic region of Nitrospiraceae bacterium:
- a CDS encoding TIGR00266 family protein → MKSEILYPGAFPMVRVELAAGEHIKAESGAMVSASPTIDIESKMEGGFLGALSRKLLTGEKFFFQTLKASRGPGEVLLAPTVPGEIVVLELDGVNEYLVQKDGFLAGAETVKIESQMQSFSRGLLGGEGFFILKISGTGQLILNSFGAIHKIELKPEQEYIVDNSHLVAWSSTTSYNIERAAAGWVASFTSGEGFVCRFHGPGVVYIQSRNPGGFGAWIRQFIPVSE, encoded by the coding sequence ATGAAGAGTGAAATTTTGTATCCTGGGGCGTTCCCCATGGTGCGTGTCGAACTTGCGGCGGGAGAACATATCAAGGCGGAGTCGGGCGCCATGGTGTCGGCATCACCGACCATTGATATCGAAAGTAAAATGGAAGGAGGTTTTCTAGGAGCCCTATCACGCAAGTTACTCACGGGTGAAAAATTCTTCTTTCAAACGCTGAAAGCAAGCCGAGGGCCAGGTGAAGTCCTGCTGGCGCCGACGGTCCCTGGGGAGATCGTGGTTTTGGAACTCGATGGAGTGAACGAATACCTGGTTCAAAAGGATGGGTTTCTGGCTGGTGCCGAGACGGTGAAAATCGAGAGCCAAATGCAAAGCTTCAGTCGGGGACTGTTGGGAGGCGAAGGGTTTTTCATCCTGAAGATCAGCGGGACCGGACAGTTGATTCTGAACAGCTTTGGCGCGATCCACAAAATTGAATTGAAACCAGAGCAGGAATATATCGTGGACAATAGCCATCTCGTAGCCTGGTCATCGACCACTTCCTACAACATTGAGCGAGCGGCTGCAGGCTGGGTGGCGAGCTTCACCTCGGGCGAGGGGTTTGTCTGTCGCTTCCATGGTCCAGGCGTCGTGTATATCCAAAGCCGCAACCCGGGGGGCTTTGGAGCCTGGATTCGGCAATTTATCCCCGTTTCCGAGTGA